GGCCTCGGCACCGAGGGCGCAGGCGTGGTCGATGCCGTGGGCGAGGGCGTGACCCACCTGGCGGTGGGGGATCGGGTGGCCTATGCCCAGGGGCCCCTGGGCGCCTACGCCGAGCTTCACACCCTGCCTGCCGAGAAGGTCGTCACCCTGCCCGAGGGCGTGGACGTCGACACCGCCGCGGCCTCGATGCTCAAGGGCCTCACGGTGCAGTACCTGCTGCGCCAGACCTATCCGCTCAAGGGCGGCGAGACCATCCTCTTCCATGCCGCCGCCGGCGGCGTCGGCTCGATCGCCTGTCAGTGGGCCAGGGCCCTGGGCGTCAGGTTGATCGGTACCGTCAGCTCCCCCGAGAAGGCCGCCCTGGCCGAGAAGAACGGCGCCTGGGCGACCATCGACTACACCAAGGAGGACGTGGTCGAGCGGGTGCGCGAGCTCACCAATGGTGAGATGGTGGATGTGGTCTACGACTCGGTGGGCAAGGACACCTGGGAGACCTCGCTTGATTGTCTCAAGAAGCGCGGCCTGATGGTTAGCTTCGGCAACGCCTCCGGCCCGGTGGAGGGCGTCAACCTGGGCATCCTCAACCAGAAGGGTTCGCTCTTCGTGACTCGGCCGAGCCTCAACGGCTATGCCGATACCCGCGAGCGCCTCGAGGCCATGAGCGAGGAGCTCTTCGCGATGCTTGAAAGCGGCAAGATCACCATCGACATTGCCCAACGCTACCCGCTGGCCGATGCAGGCAAGGCCCAGCAGGCCCTGGCTGGCCGCCAGACCACCGGCTCGACCATTCTCGTGCCCTGACGCAGTTGATGAGCGACTAGGGATGCTGAAACGCGCGACGCCCGCCATATCAATGGCGGGCGTCGTCGTTTGCTCTAGAGTTTACTTCCCGCCGGGCGTGAGGTCCGGCGGGCGGCGAGGCGGCGCTTAGAGGGTAGGCATGGTGAAGTGGTTGGTCTCTTCGCGGATGCCGCTGGGCCAGCGCTGGGTAATGGTCTTCATGCGAGTATTGAAGCGCACGCCATCCGGGCCATGCATGTGCAGCGGGCCGAACAGCGAGCGCTTCCAGCCGCCGAAGCTATGGAAGGCCATGGGCACCGGGATCGGCACATTCACGCCGACCATGCCGACCAGAATCTGCTCGCAGAACTGGCGGGCGGCATCGCCGTCGCGGGTGAAGATGGCGGTGCCGTTGCCGTACTCGTGATCGTTGATCATGGCAACGGCCTCATCGAAGCTGGCGGCGCGGGCGATGGCCAGCACCGGGCCGAAGATCTCTTCTGCGTGGATGCGCATGCCCGGCGTGACATGATCGAACAGCGAGCCACCGACGAAGTAGCCATCGCCGGCCCCTTCGATGGTGACGTCGCGGCCATCCACCACCAGCTCCGCGCCTTCCTCGACGCCGGAGGCGATGTAGCCCTTGACCTTCTCCAGATGCTCCTTGGTGACCAGCGGGCCCATGTCGTTGTCGGGACCGTCGACCAGCCCCGGGCCGACGCGCAGCGTCTCGAGCCGTGCGATGAGCTTCTCGCGCAGGCGCTTGGCGGTTTCCTCGCCCACCGGCACCGCCACCGAGATCGCCATGCAGCGCTCGCCGGCGCTGCCGTAGGCCGCCCCCATCAGGGCATCGACCGCCTGGTCCAGGTCGGCATCGGGCATGATGACCATGTGGTTCTTGGCGCCCCCTAGCGACTGGACCCGCTTGCCATGCTGGGAGGCGGTGGCGTAGATGTACTCGGCGATGGGGGTGGAGCCGACGAAGCTGACGGCCTGCACCCGCTCGTCGGTGAGCAGCACGTCCACCGACTCCTTGTCGCCGTTGACCACGTTGAAGACGCCATC
The genomic region above belongs to Halomonas sp. YLGW01 and contains:
- a CDS encoding NADPH:quinone reductase, which translates into the protein MAKRIQLARTGGPEVLEFVDVTPVEPGPGEVRVRNQAVGLNFIDIYVRTGLYPVPALPSGLGTEGAGVVDAVGEGVTHLAVGDRVAYAQGPLGAYAELHTLPAEKVVTLPEGVDVDTAAASMLKGLTVQYLLRQTYPLKGGETILFHAAAGGVGSIACQWARALGVRLIGTVSSPEKAALAEKNGAWATIDYTKEDVVERVRELTNGEMVDVVYDSVGKDTWETSLDCLKKRGLMVSFGNASGPVEGVNLGILNQKGSLFVTRPSLNGYADTRERLEAMSEELFAMLESGKITIDIAQRYPLADAGKAQQALAGRQTTGSTILVP
- a CDS encoding CoA-acylating methylmalonate-semialdehyde dehydrogenase, with protein sequence MNQIHHFLNGSIVEGRSERYAPVFNPATGEQSAQVALATADETREAVRLASEAFPAWSRISPLKRSRILFKFKALVEAHTDELAAMISREHGKVFSDAKGEVTRGLEVVEFACGIPHLQKGEHSMNVGTGVDSYSMMQPLGVCAGISPFNFPAMVPMWMFPIALACGNTFVMKPSEKDPSTPMRLAELLKEAGLPDGVFNVVNGDKESVDVLLTDERVQAVSFVGSTPIAEYIYATASQHGKRVQSLGGAKNHMVIMPDADLDQAVDALMGAAYGSAGERCMAISVAVPVGEETAKRLREKLIARLETLRVGPGLVDGPDNDMGPLVTKEHLEKVKGYIASGVEEGAELVVDGRDVTIEGAGDGYFVGGSLFDHVTPGMRIHAEEIFGPVLAIARAASFDEAVAMINDHEYGNGTAIFTRDGDAARQFCEQILVGMVGVNVPIPVPMAFHSFGGWKRSLFGPLHMHGPDGVRFNTRMKTITQRWPSGIREETNHFTMPTL